Proteins co-encoded in one Flavivirga eckloniae genomic window:
- a CDS encoding T9SS type B sorting domain-containing protein yields the protein MWVNKKHLCCFLFVLLSSIGISQTFIPDDNFEQALIDLGHDTGPLDDFVPTANINGLADLNVSGYNISNLNGIQDFSALTQLFCDNNLLTTLDVSQNTALQILWCHNNQLSSIDVSQNTRLTSLRCENNTITNLDLTQNPFLNDLACENNQITSINVTQNTNLDTFICGNNLLTNLDISNNANLISLRCENNQLTDLDASNNKQLIRLNCAFNNLGELDLSNNPNVTELDCSNNNLCRLNLRNGNNGNFNTVDFRFNPDLNCVVVDNPSGNHSTWKPVSFSNYIESQNDCSNFVNVDTLENVITDTSYILPILVNGNYFTQSGGNGSQLNSGDSISTTQTIYIYNETACDSNESSFNVLIIDESYYIPKYFTPNNDGYNDLWQVFDRDNSIKTINIFNKHGKLLKSLPPNSQGWNGIFNGKLLSTDDYWYIITLNSGEVIRGHFTLKR from the coding sequence ATGTGGGTAAATAAAAAACACTTATGTTGTTTCCTTTTTGTTTTACTAAGTTCTATTGGTATTTCACAAACATTTATTCCCGACGATAATTTCGAACAAGCTTTAATAGATCTAGGTCACGATACTGGACCTTTAGATGATTTTGTGCCAACAGCAAATATAAACGGCCTTGCAGATTTAAATGTAAGCGGCTATAATATATCTAATCTCAACGGTATTCAAGATTTTTCAGCATTAACCCAATTGTTTTGCGATAATAATCTGTTAACTACTCTAGATGTTTCCCAGAATACAGCACTGCAAATTTTGTGGTGTCATAATAATCAGCTATCAAGTATTGATGTTTCACAAAACACTAGATTAACATCACTAAGATGTGAAAATAATACCATAACCAATTTAGATCTTACGCAAAATCCGTTTTTAAATGACCTTGCTTGCGAGAACAATCAAATAACGTCTATAAATGTTACTCAAAATACTAATTTGGATACATTTATATGTGGTAATAACTTATTAACCAATTTAGATATTTCCAATAACGCTAATTTAATTTCGTTACGTTGTGAAAATAACCAACTAACTGATTTAGATGCATCCAACAATAAACAATTAATCCGATTAAATTGTGCCTTTAATAACTTGGGAGAATTAGACTTATCGAATAACCCAAATGTTACGGAATTGGATTGTAGCAATAACAACTTATGCCGGTTGAATCTTAGGAATGGTAATAATGGTAATTTTAACACAGTAGATTTTAGATTTAATCCTGATCTAAACTGTGTTGTAGTCGATAATCCGTCGGGAAATCATTCAACCTGGAAACCTGTTTCGTTTTCAAATTACATTGAATCACAAAACGATTGTAGCAATTTTGTTAATGTAGATACCCTTGAAAATGTTATAACAGACACCTCTTATATTTTACCTATTCTTGTAAACGGAAACTACTTTACACAATCTGGCGGTAATGGCTCTCAACTTAATTCTGGTGATAGCATTTCAACCACACAAACCATCTATATTTACAACGAAACGGCTTGCGATAGTAATGAGTCTAGCTTTAATGTATTAATTATTGATGAATCTTATTACATACCTAAATACTTCACACCAAACAATGATGGTTATAACGACTTGTGGCAGGTTTTTGATCGTGACAATTCCATAAAAACGATAAACATTTTTAATAAACATGGAAAGCTTTTAAAATCGTTACCTCCAAATTCACAAGGTTGGAATGGCATTTTTAATGGCAAACTTTTAAGTACAGACGATTATTGGTATATTATAACTCTTAACTCTGGTGAAGTTATTAGGGGACATTTTACCTTGAAACGTTGA
- a CDS encoding OmpA family protein, with the protein MNKLLVLVFLTLNCTFAFSQKELTHEVYFDTDKYNLPPTEENRLLLFISTLTDVDIESISIFGFCDDRGADTYNLKLSQQRADAIKTIFSSNEISDELITNVDGKGEILLKIVEEKNILKIRGLNRKVEIIVKPIPPKPVVKKPVAKVVKKEKKKDTPEIIKGDVKVGDKIIFKNILFKTGYSTVTPSSKKTLEAIAKALVEREDIYFTIQGHVCCTQYSRDAVDRKTKKRNLSEARAKYVYDYFAKKGVDKRRMRHLGMRRKFPLGGDPKYDRRVEILITYVGK; encoded by the coding sequence ATGAATAAATTATTGGTATTAGTATTTTTAACGCTTAATTGTACATTTGCTTTTTCTCAAAAGGAGTTAACGCACGAGGTTTACTTTGACACGGATAAATATAATCTTCCGCCAACAGAAGAAAACCGTTTACTGCTCTTTATTTCTACTTTAACAGATGTAGATATTGAATCCATTTCCATATTTGGGTTTTGTGATGATAGAGGTGCCGATACTTACAATCTAAAGCTTTCCCAACAAAGAGCCGATGCTATAAAAACCATTTTTTCAAGCAACGAAATTAGTGATGAATTAATCACTAATGTTGATGGAAAAGGGGAGATCTTGTTGAAGATTGTTGAAGAAAAAAACATTCTAAAAATAAGAGGTTTAAACCGAAAAGTAGAAATCATAGTAAAACCTATACCTCCTAAACCTGTTGTAAAAAAGCCTGTTGCTAAGGTTGTTAAAAAAGAAAAAAAGAAAGACACTCCTGAGATAATAAAAGGAGATGTTAAAGTTGGTGATAAAATAATTTTTAAAAATATTCTTTTTAAAACAGGATATAGTACCGTAACGCCAAGTTCTAAAAAAACACTGGAAGCTATAGCAAAAGCGCTTGTAGAACGTGAGGATATTTATTTCACGATTCAAGGGCATGTATGCTGCACACAATATAGTAGGGATGCTGTAGATAGAAAGACCAAAAAGCGTAATTTATCTGAGGCACGCGCGAAATATGTTTACGACTATTTTGCAAAAAAAGGCGTTGATAAACGACGTATGCGTCATTTAGGAATGCGCCGAAAGTTCCCGCTTGGTGGAGACCCCAAATACGATAGGCGGGTTGAAATATTAATAACCTATGTGGGTAAATAA
- a CDS encoding S41 family peptidase, translated as MKHLIKKKVIIPILVLTVFFTSTAFKNDFFEIAKQIEIFTTLFKEINMNYVDETNPGDLMDTAIKSMLADLDPYTNFMNEQDVEAARINNTGDYTGIGARVKTFKDKLVIVEPYKDYPADKAGLKAGDEIIKVGNILIETYKEDAGNLLKGASDTPVEVTYKRQGKTHTATIKRAEVEIKAVPHFSMVNDKTGYIVLSRFNSKAHAETNYALRDLKAQGAERIILDLRGNPGGLLNEAIKIVNLFVPKGQLVVTTKSKVEKYNKTYYTKSEPIDTEIPVVVLIDGKSASASEIVSGSLQDLDRAVIVGSRSFGKGLVQRPKQLTYGTQIKITISRYYTPSGRCIQSLDYWNRNEKGEAVRVKQENYNEFKTKNGRKVFDGGGVFPDVSFNASKNSAITNAIVSSDLIFNYATDYYYKHNLNDVESLKLTNADFSNFKSYLKTNNFSFKTDTEKALYKAFETATNEELNDNIEKDFNTLIANLETSKTSVIDENKDYLLELLTEDIVKRYVYREGLYEYYKINDPKIKKATEILGNPSVYGNYLK; from the coding sequence ATGAAACATTTAATAAAAAAGAAAGTTATAATTCCTATTCTGGTTCTTACCGTATTTTTTACCAGTACGGCTTTTAAGAATGACTTTTTTGAAATAGCGAAACAAATAGAAATCTTTACAACGCTTTTTAAAGAAATCAACATGAATTATGTTGATGAAACCAACCCGGGAGATTTAATGGATACGGCTATAAAAAGTATGTTGGCAGACCTGGATCCGTATACCAATTTTATGAACGAGCAAGATGTTGAAGCTGCCAGGATTAATAATACCGGAGATTATACAGGTATAGGTGCCAGAGTAAAAACATTTAAAGATAAACTGGTTATTGTAGAGCCTTACAAAGACTACCCTGCAGATAAAGCGGGCTTAAAAGCTGGAGACGAAATTATTAAAGTTGGCAATATTTTAATAGAAACTTACAAGGAAGATGCTGGTAATTTATTAAAAGGGGCTTCAGATACGCCTGTAGAGGTTACTTATAAACGTCAGGGCAAAACGCATACAGCCACTATAAAAAGAGCCGAAGTAGAGATTAAAGCTGTTCCTCATTTTTCAATGGTTAACGATAAAACGGGATATATTGTTTTAAGTCGATTCAACAGCAAGGCACACGCCGAAACAAATTATGCATTACGCGATTTAAAGGCCCAGGGAGCAGAACGTATTATTTTGGATTTAAGAGGAAATCCGGGCGGATTGCTTAATGAGGCCATTAAAATTGTAAATCTATTTGTTCCTAAAGGGCAGTTGGTGGTGACTACAAAATCTAAAGTTGAAAAGTATAACAAAACTTACTATACAAAAAGCGAACCTATTGATACCGAAATACCTGTAGTGGTTTTAATCGACGGTAAAAGTGCATCGGCCAGCGAAATTGTATCGGGCTCGTTACAGGATTTAGACCGTGCTGTTATTGTGGGATCCAGAAGTTTTGGTAAAGGCCTAGTACAACGCCCTAAACAGCTAACTTATGGTACACAGATTAAAATAACGATTTCCAGATATTATACACCTTCTGGTAGATGTATTCAATCTTTAGATTACTGGAACAGAAATGAAAAAGGGGAGGCCGTTCGCGTAAAACAAGAAAATTACAACGAGTTTAAAACCAAAAATGGTCGTAAGGTTTTCGATGGAGGCGGTGTGTTTCCAGATGTTAGTTTTAACGCTTCTAAAAATTCGGCCATTACGAATGCCATAGTGAGTAGCGATTTAATATTTAACTATGCTACAGATTACTACTATAAACATAACTTGAATGATGTAGAAAGCTTAAAGCTTACAAATGCCGATTTTTCAAATTTTAAAAGCTATTTAAAAACCAATAATTTTTCTTTTAAAACAGATACGGAAAAAGCACTTTACAAAGCTTTTGAAACAGCTACCAATGAAGAATTAAACGATAATATTGAAAAAGATTTCAATACATTAATCGCGAATTTAGAGACATCAAAAACAAGTGTTATTGATGAAAACAAAGATTATTTATTAGAATTATTAACCGAAGACATAGTAAAAAGATACGTTTACAGAGAAGGGTTATATGAGTACTATAAAATAAATGATCCTAAAATTAAAAAAGCAACGGAAATACTTGGTAATCCATCTGTTTATGGTAATTATTTGAAGTAA
- the rnpA gene encoding ribonuclease P protein component has product MSASYPKKEKLKSKKLIEQLFKEGRSVSAFPLRLVYLETRFDEDLIAKTGVSVSKRNFKTAVDRNRIKRLLREAYRLNKAEHFNNITTQYAFMILYIGKEKPTFTQVESRMKRLFEKFSNKVLQ; this is encoded by the coding sequence ATGTCAGCATCGTATCCCAAAAAAGAAAAGCTAAAAAGCAAGAAGCTTATAGAGCAATTGTTTAAAGAAGGACGTTCTGTTTCTGCCTTTCCTTTGCGGTTAGTTTATCTTGAAACCCGTTTTGATGAGGACCTAATTGCCAAAACTGGTGTTTCTGTAAGTAAGCGAAATTTTAAAACTGCCGTGGATAGAAATCGTATAAAACGATTATTGCGAGAGGCTTACAGACTTAACAAAGCTGAGCATTTTAACAACATTACAACACAATATGCGTTTATGATTTTGTACATTGGCAAAGAAAAACCAACCTTTACTCAAGTAGAATCAAGAATGAAGCGTTTGTTCGAAAAATTTTCCAACAAAGTTTTACAATAA
- a CDS encoding CBS domain-containing protein — MNSSNLMVLTNTKLLKMGDLNVTKLKTKKDRANYIHHLLNDIKALDLMIDKGMIEKDVFRIGAEQEFCLVNDQFLPESKSLEILKDIDDEHFTTEISNFNLEINLDVLELGNTCFSQLHKQLEMLLEKAKKAASKKGVKIVLTGILPSLSINNANVKSMTNVERYSVLNDAIKGIRRQNFDIHIKGVDELNLLHDSVMLEGCNTSFQMHLQLSPKTFVDNYNWAQAISGPVLSACTNSPMLFGKELWRETRIALFTQSVDTRANSYLLNEKQSRVSFGSRWHTGSITDIFKDNISRFRSFITTDFIKDSVDMLNNNEVPGLKALGLHNGTVYPWNRVCYGRTNGKPNLRIENRYIPAGPTITDEIANMAFWVGVMLGKPKKYNNIHKQWDFKDIKMNFFNAARYGMATQFFWNGSYISSYDLILNELLPMAYKGLYSAGVSPQDAESYLRVIKNRIQAHSGSEWLIRNYRRLLKHHKRYEAMQVLTSKMYEKQEKGYPVSTWGRLFGENDFPFIKPKVVKHIMSSDIFSVDKKDSVELVLNIMKWKNIHHMPVINGDRELIGLISWNDVKSYLEKTKRLDDSVNKIMKTDVITTEEYVPVEEAKRIMDNHKIGSLPVIKNKKLLGLITRNDFNG; from the coding sequence ATGAATAGCAGTAATTTAATGGTTTTAACAAACACTAAACTATTAAAAATGGGCGATTTAAATGTGACAAAATTAAAGACCAAAAAAGATAGAGCCAATTATATCCACCATTTATTGAACGACATTAAAGCACTTGATTTAATGATCGATAAAGGTATGATAGAGAAAGATGTTTTTAGAATAGGTGCAGAACAGGAGTTTTGTTTGGTTAACGATCAATTTTTACCAGAAAGTAAATCGTTAGAAATTTTAAAAGATATTGATGATGAACATTTTACTACAGAAATAAGTAATTTTAATTTAGAGATAAATCTCGATGTTTTAGAACTTGGAAATACTTGCTTTTCTCAATTGCACAAGCAACTAGAAATGTTACTGGAAAAAGCAAAAAAAGCAGCTTCTAAAAAAGGTGTTAAAATCGTGCTAACCGGCATTTTGCCATCACTTTCTATTAATAATGCCAACGTGAAGAGTATGACCAATGTTGAGCGTTATTCTGTATTGAACGATGCTATAAAAGGCATCAGGCGGCAAAATTTCGATATCCATATTAAAGGAGTCGATGAATTAAATTTATTGCATGATTCGGTTATGTTGGAAGGCTGCAATACCAGTTTTCAGATGCATTTACAACTAAGTCCAAAAACCTTTGTAGACAATTACAATTGGGCACAAGCCATTTCCGGACCTGTTTTAAGTGCCTGTACTAATTCTCCAATGTTGTTTGGTAAAGAGCTTTGGAGAGAAACCCGAATAGCGTTATTTACGCAAAGTGTCGATACCAGGGCTAATTCATATTTGTTAAACGAAAAACAATCGCGGGTTAGTTTTGGCAGCAGATGGCACACGGGATCGATAACCGATATTTTTAAAGATAATATTTCCAGGTTTAGAAGTTTTATAACTACAGATTTTATTAAGGATAGTGTGGATATGTTAAACAATAATGAAGTTCCGGGGCTAAAAGCTTTGGGGCTGCATAATGGTACGGTATATCCCTGGAATCGGGTTTGCTATGGAAGAACAAATGGTAAACCAAACTTAAGAATTGAAAACCGGTATATTCCCGCTGGCCCAACAATTACAGATGAAATTGCAAATATGGCATTTTGGGTTGGAGTCATGTTAGGTAAACCCAAAAAGTATAACAACATACACAAGCAATGGGATTTTAAAGATATAAAAATGAATTTCTTTAATGCTGCTCGATATGGTATGGCTACCCAGTTTTTTTGGAATGGCAGCTATATTTCCAGTTACGATTTAATATTGAATGAGCTTTTACCTATGGCCTATAAAGGGTTGTATAGTGCCGGTGTGTCGCCACAAGACGCAGAGAGTTATTTAAGGGTTATAAAAAACAGAATACAAGCTCATAGTGGTTCAGAATGGCTTATTAGAAATTATAGGCGATTATTAAAACACCATAAACGCTATGAGGCTATGCAAGTATTAACGTCTAAAATGTACGAAAAGCAAGAAAAAGGTTATCCGGTTTCTACTTGGGGTAGACTGTTTGGAGAAAATGATTTTCCTTTTATAAAACCAAAGGTTGTAAAGCATATTATGAGTTCCGATATTTTTTCTGTTGATAAAAAAGATAGTGTCGAACTGGTTTTAAACATCATGAAATGGAAAAACATTCATCATATGCCAGTTATAAATGGCGATAGGGAATTGATTGGTTTAATAAGTTGGAACGATGTTAAGTCATATTTAGAAAAAACAAAACGATTAGACGATTCGGTTAATAAAATAATGAAGACAGATGTTATTACTACGGAAGAGTATGTGCCTGTAGAAGAAGCAAAAAGAATAATGGACAATCATAAAATAGGTAGTCTTCCGGTAATAAAAAATAAAAAATTATTAGGACTAATTACAAGAAACGATTTTAATGGATGA
- a CDS encoding succinylglutamate desuccinylase/aspartoacylase family protein produces the protein MIDVYSKACNNSITVKRLLGKIEGSKPGPTMVFFGGIHGNETSGVFALKDVLQAIDPLKVKGTVYGVTGNLKALKVNQRYLEEDLNRLWTKARIQIIKNKEILNDEEKELLELSSVLNHILKTEKPPFYFIDLHTTSSKTLPFITINDALINRKFSKHFPVPIVLGIEEYLNGPLLSYINELGYVSLGFESGQHDDLSSITNNKAFIHLALVFAGILKKEQVPDFSNYYKQLQKQATNIVDVFEVVYLHKIQPFESFSMINGFKSFQAINKDVPIAVSNRKELKAKYKGRIFMPLYQTKGAEGFFIIRRIHPFFLKLSTLLRRIKFDSLLIALPGVSWLNRKGGVLQVNLKVARYFVKSFFHLLGYRNKQITRTHLRLNNRERVAKTKMYKTERWFKQG, from the coding sequence ATGATAGATGTATACAGTAAAGCATGTAATAATAGCATAACCGTAAAAAGATTGCTTGGTAAAATTGAGGGGTCAAAACCAGGTCCAACCATGGTGTTTTTTGGTGGAATTCATGGTAATGAAACATCAGGGGTTTTTGCTTTAAAAGATGTTTTACAAGCCATAGATCCTTTAAAGGTTAAAGGAACAGTTTATGGTGTTACGGGAAATTTAAAAGCACTTAAAGTAAACCAGAGATATCTTGAAGAAGACCTAAATAGACTTTGGACTAAAGCGCGTATTCAAATTATTAAAAACAAGGAGATTTTAAATGATGAAGAAAAGGAACTACTAGAGCTATCGAGTGTTTTAAACCATATTTTAAAAACCGAAAAACCGCCGTTCTATTTTATAGATTTACATACAACATCTAGTAAAACATTGCCTTTTATAACAATTAATGATGCCTTGATAAACCGAAAATTTTCCAAGCACTTCCCCGTGCCTATTGTACTAGGTATTGAAGAATATTTAAACGGGCCGTTGTTAAGTTATATAAACGAATTGGGTTATGTATCCTTAGGCTTTGAGTCTGGACAGCATGACGATTTAAGCTCTATTACCAACAACAAGGCATTTATACATTTAGCTTTAGTTTTTGCTGGTATATTAAAAAAAGAACAAGTACCCGATTTTTCGAATTATTACAAACAACTTCAAAAACAAGCGACTAACATTGTTGATGTTTTTGAAGTCGTTTATCTTCATAAAATACAACCCTTTGAAAGCTTTAGTATGATTAATGGTTTTAAAAGTTTTCAGGCTATTAATAAAGATGTTCCAATTGCAGTAAGCAACCGCAAAGAATTAAAGGCAAAATATAAAGGGCGTATATTTATGCCTTTGTACCAGACTAAAGGTGCCGAAGGGTTTTTTATTATAAGACGAATACATCCGTTTTTTTTAAAACTATCAACACTTTTAAGGCGTATAAAATTTGATAGTTTATTAATTGCTTTACCCGGTGTTTCTTGGTTAAACAGAAAAGGAGGTGTCTTACAGGTTAACTTAAAGGTAGCCAGATATTTTGTTAAATCATTTTTTCATCTGCTGGGCTACAGAAACAAGCAAATTACCAGAACGCACTTAAGACTTAATAACCGAGAACGTGTTGCGAAAACAAAGATGTATAAAACAGAAAGGTGGTTTAAACAGGGTTAA
- a CDS encoding SDR family NAD(P)-dependent oxidoreductase produces MRLKNKVAVVTGGNSGIGLGIAKEFDQEGAVGSIVGRNLKTIETAVAALRNNFMGIQTDVTNIDQLESIFSRTTDKYGKIDILVVNAGGAIGNGSLGSLESTTEEDFDRMVDLNLKSVFFTVQKSLPYLNNGASIILVASIATQKAFDGLTVYSAAKAGVRSFSRTFSRDLLKKNIRVNTISPGTIDTPLFGKLGLSNEVALQAKENFASLIPVERIGQPSDIGKAAVYLASSESSFVIGEEISIDGGVVNF; encoded by the coding sequence ATGAGATTAAAAAATAAAGTAGCCGTCGTTACAGGCGGTAATAGTGGTATAGGTCTTGGTATTGCAAAAGAGTTTGACCAAGAAGGTGCTGTGGGAAGTATTGTTGGAAGAAACCTTAAAACCATTGAAACCGCTGTTGCTGCATTAAGAAACAACTTTATGGGTATACAAACCGATGTAACAAATATTGATCAACTAGAAAGCATTTTTTCTAGAACAACAGATAAGTATGGAAAAATTGACATTCTTGTGGTCAATGCTGGAGGTGCTATAGGTAATGGGTCTTTAGGTTCTTTGGAAAGCACTACTGAAGAAGATTTTGATAGAATGGTCGATTTGAACTTAAAAAGTGTCTTTTTTACGGTACAAAAGTCTTTACCATATCTAAACAATGGGGCATCTATAATTTTAGTTGCTTCCATTGCTACACAAAAGGCATTTGATGGTTTAACTGTATATAGTGCTGCGAAAGCTGGAGTACGTTCTTTTTCACGAACATTCTCCAGAGATTTGCTCAAAAAGAATATCAGAGTAAATACCATCAGTCCTGGAACGATTGATACGCCGCTATTTGGTAAATTAGGGTTGTCGAATGAAGTTGCTCTACAAGCAAAAGAGAATTTTGCAAGTCTTATTCCTGTAGAACGCATCGGCCAGCCTTCCGATATTGGAAAAGCCGCCGTTTATTTGGCATCTAGCGAATCGTCTTTTGTTATTGGGGAAGAAATTTCGATAGACGGTGGTGTGGTAAATTTTTAA
- a CDS encoding winged helix-turn-helix transcriptional regulator produces the protein MRKVNSTNYENQKILEMSCGLSYAVELLNGRWKINVLWNLAKEVHRYGQMKRNIPGISEKMLTQRLRDLEKEGLIIRKDFKTIPPHVEYHLTDSGKELIPILEQMCRWGNRIREETNVSY, from the coding sequence ATGCGGAAAGTAAATTCAACCAATTACGAAAATCAAAAAATACTCGAAATGTCTTGTGGTTTATCCTATGCAGTAGAACTGCTAAATGGGCGTTGGAAAATAAATGTCCTTTGGAATCTTGCCAAAGAAGTGCATCGTTACGGTCAAATGAAACGAAATATTCCTGGTATTTCTGAAAAAATGTTAACGCAGCGATTACGAGATTTAGAAAAAGAAGGACTAATTATTCGAAAAGACTTTAAAACCATACCTCCACATGTTGAATATCATTTAACCGACTCTGGAAAAGAATTAATTCCAATTTTAGAGCAAATGTGTAGATGGGGAAACAGAATTAGAGAGGAAACGAATGTATCGTATTAG
- a CDS encoding serine hydrolase domain-containing protein, translating to MKKTIITLILSASLHFSFCQINSTTSDKLTQELENIHVRGHINGFSVAIVDQTNILFTKGFGHADIQKNLEYTENTIQNIGSISKTFIGVALLKAQELDKLKLDDPINKYLPFEVINPYFPNEVITIRQLTTHTSGIKDTSSYEKYGYVLKEKDNEGTKVNRNFRLPSDMMTQSTFLKKILSADGKWYKKSNFFKNRPGEKFEYSNIAAGLAALILENATDESFSKFTNEHIFKPLNMLNTGWSFKEINISKHSKLYANKKTELAFYQLVTYPDGGLIISSSNLGKYLCELIAGFDGNGKILNKKSYGELFKPQLTEDHFEERNDRAYNDEYNMGVFMGISAQDQIGHTGGDPGVTTYMFFNTKTRIGKILIVNTNLNKEGVKEFIDIWKKLEEYENQLN from the coding sequence ATGAAAAAAACGATTATTACTCTAATATTGAGTGCCTCACTTCATTTCAGCTTTTGTCAGATCAATAGCACCACATCAGACAAACTAACTCAAGAACTAGAGAACATACATGTCCGAGGTCATATTAATGGGTTTTCGGTTGCGATTGTCGACCAAACTAATATACTATTCACAAAAGGTTTTGGACACGCTGATATTCAGAAAAACTTAGAATATACAGAAAATACTATTCAGAATATTGGCTCTATTTCAAAGACTTTTATTGGTGTTGCATTGCTTAAAGCACAAGAGCTTGACAAACTAAAACTTGATGACCCGATAAACAAGTATTTACCGTTTGAGGTAATAAATCCATATTTTCCAAACGAAGTAATAACAATAAGACAATTAACCACACATACTTCTGGTATTAAAGACACTTCAAGCTACGAGAAATATGGATATGTTTTAAAAGAAAAAGATAATGAAGGCACTAAAGTAAATCGCAATTTTCGTTTACCAAGTGACATGATGACTCAAAGTACGTTTCTAAAAAAGATTTTGAGTGCGGATGGGAAATGGTATAAGAAAAGTAATTTTTTTAAGAACAGACCAGGAGAAAAGTTTGAATATTCAAATATCGCAGCAGGTTTAGCAGCTCTTATTTTGGAAAATGCAACCGATGAGTCATTTAGTAAGTTTACAAATGAGCATATTTTTAAACCATTAAATATGTTAAATACTGGTTGGAGTTTTAAGGAGATAAATATTTCAAAACACTCTAAACTTTATGCAAATAAAAAAACCGAATTAGCCTTTTATCAATTAGTAACTTATCCAGACGGAGGGTTAATTATATCATCATCCAATTTAGGAAAGTATCTTTGCGAATTAATTGCTGGCTTTGATGGTAACGGTAAAATCTTGAATAAAAAAAGTTATGGAGAGCTGTTCAAACCACAATTGACAGAAGATCACTTTGAAGAAAGAAATGATCGAGCCTATAACGATGAATATAATATGGGCGTTTTTATGGGAATTTCAGCTCAAGACCAAATTGGTCATACCGGAGGAGATCCAGGAGTGACAACATATATGTTTTTTAATACGAAGACCAGAATAGGTAAAATTCTAATTGTAAATACTAACCTTAACAAAGAAGGCGTAAAAGAATTTATCGACATATGGAAAAAGTTAGAAGAATATGAAAACCAATTAAATTAG
- a CDS encoding SMI1/KNR4 family protein, with amino-acid sequence MKWLENIIDSTLDKMVKEGILMSRPDPDMPAEMFDPTIPIDNDWKGWKPIPSVLDDSDLNRLEEIIGIELPLSYRHFLKHKHFYVLDIPDFAVNFPTHLPDKNLDGFMEWFFEFYEPELLIEKGLIYFADFQDYGLLCFDSNIKRENNEYPIVYIDHEDLSTKYHYSDNFRELITADRERGNRFIMELNEYYKKQ; translated from the coding sequence ATGAAATGGTTGGAAAACATTATTGATAGTACTTTAGACAAAATGGTAAAGGAGGGAATTTTAATGTCTCGACCAGATCCAGATATGCCAGCGGAAATGTTTGACCCTACTATTCCAATTGATAACGACTGGAAAGGCTGGAAACCAATTCCTAGTGTATTGGATGATTCGGACTTAAACCGTCTTGAGGAAATAATTGGAATTGAGTTACCTCTTTCTTATCGACATTTTTTAAAACACAAGCATTTTTATGTACTTGACATTCCTGATTTTGCGGTTAACTTTCCAACTCATCTGCCTGATAAAAATCTTGATGGATTTATGGAATGGTTCTTTGAATTTTATGAACCTGAGTTATTAATTGAAAAAGGACTTATCTATTTTGCCGACTTCCAAGATTACGGACTTTTATGTTTTGACTCTAACATAAAAAGAGAAAATAATGAATACCCAATCGTGTATATAGACCACGAGGACTTATCGACAAAATATCATTATTCCGATAATTTTAGAGAGCTAATAACAGCAGATAGAGAAAGAGGAAATCGATTTATAATGGAATTGAACGAATATTATAAAAAGCAATAA